CCTCCGTGACCAGGAAGACGCCGCCCTTCTTCCCCACGTCCTCCCCCAGCACTATGACGGCGTCGTCGCGCCTCATTTCCTCCCGTATGGCAGCATTCAGCGCACGCGCCATTGGCAACTGCACTACTCGGTCACCCCGTTCTCCATGATTTCCTTAAACTCCTCCTCCAAGTTCCAGGGAGTGAATGAGTACACGTCGCTCACGAGCTCCGCGGGCGCCGGCGGCGGATTGGCCTCGGCGGTCTTTATGGCGTTCCTTATCCGCTCCTCTATCTCGTCCTCCATTGACTTGAAATCGCTCTCCGACGCCGCGCCCCTCCTCACTAGGTAAGCCTTAACCCTGCTTATTGGGTCTAGGCTGCGCCACTTCTCAACCTCATCCCTGGGCCTATATCTTGTCTGCGGGTCATCTGAGGTCGTATGCGGCCCAATCCTGTAAGTAACCGCCTCTATTAGTATGGGTACTCCCCCATTCCTGACCTGCTCCACTGCGTACTTGCTTACCTTATACATCGCCAATAAATCATTCCCATCAACAGATACCCCGATCAAGCCGTAGGCCGCTGCCTTAGTGGATAACCTAGTCACCGCGGTTTGCCTGGTGACCGGGACCGAGATGGCGTATTGATTATTGATTATTATGAAGACATTGGGCGTCCTGAATACGCCCGCGAAGTTAAGGGCTGAGTGGAAGCCATTCGTGGATGTCCCGCCATCTCCGGTGAACGCCATTACTACTCCGCTCCTCTTCCTGTACCTAAGGGCATACGCGAAGCCAACGGCGTAAATCAAGTGAGGCCCTATTGGGGCTCCAATGGATAGTATCCCCCTCGCCCTGCTTCCCCACTCCACCGGCA
This window of the Thermocladium sp. ECH_B genome carries:
- a CDS encoding pyruvate dehydrogenase, with the protein product MSAGIEAGETSIPPIFTVQYKEPEVLRILQPSGEVNEELYEWGPSITDKEVLALLNHMMLGRAVDKWAWILHRQGRVKGTYGSYEGQEAVDVGSIYALREEDWVSPSYRILGGLIMRGITLEEVFSKFFANSGDLEKGRNLPVEWGSRARGILSIGAPIGPHLIYAVGFAYALRYRKRSGVVMAFTGDGGTSTNGFHSALNFAGVFRTPNVFIIINNQYAISVPVTRQTAVTRLSTKAAAYGLIGVSVDGNDLLAMYKVSKYAVEQVRNGGVPILIEAVTYRIGPHTTSDDPQTRYRPRDEVEKWRSLDPISRVKAYLVRRGAASESDFKSMEDEIEERIRNAIKTAEANPPPAPAELVSDVYSFTPWNLEEEFKEIMENGVTE